The following DNA comes from Pseudobythopirellula maris.
ACCCGCCAGGCGGCCGGCTGGGGCGAGGGGGTGTTCGTCTCCTACGCCTTCACGCTGTTGTGGTGCGGCGACGCACTCTGGTGGTACGCCGCCCCCGCCGCCTACGCCGCCCGCCCCGTGGCCCTCGGCCGCACGCTGCACGCCTTCATGCTGTTCATCGTCGTGAACGGCACGGTGGTGTTCGAAAGCGGAGCGATCCGATGGGTCTCGCTCGTGGCGCTGGCGGTCTTGGCCGTGGCGTGGTTGAAAAGCCCACGGGTACAGCGGTCTGCTGCTGAGCCTCAAATCATTGCTGTGGGAAGCGTTTCCGACGCCGATACCGTCGTTTCAGCCGAGAGCGGCTAGCAACGCGTCATCGGCGTCGGAGACGCCTCCCACATCAATCGCCATGGGCGCATCAATCGCCGTTGGACTCGGCGAAGCCGGCGATCGCCTCCATCACCTCACGCCACTGGTAATCGAGCGGGATCGCGTGCCCGCTGTTCTCCAGCACCAGCAGCTCCTTCGTCTCGGAGGGGATCCGCTCGTAGTACGCCGCCGCCGCCGCGGTGTCGACGATGATGTCGCTCTTGCTGAGCACCATCAGCAGCGGCGTGCGGAACAACTCGGCGCGCGGAGCGTTGCGATCCATCAGGCCGTACAGGCTGTCGACCACGGCGATCGGCGAGAACGGCGTGCGGCCGGGCCAACCGAGCCGCGACTCGTCGTGGCAGTCCATGTCGTAAGGCGAGCGCAGCGTGTCGGTGAACAGAAACGCCCGCTTGGAGAACTCGTGCCAGAAACGGGTCGTGCCGATCGGCGCGCGGGCGCTGGAGACCTTCACCGCCGGGGCGAGCAGCACCGCGAAGTCGACCATCGGGTCGTCGCCCCGCTCCGCCCCATCGAGCGGCGCCCCGTCAAGCAACGCCCCGATCGTCGTCGCCCCGCCGAGCGAGTGGGCCACGACCCCCACGCGGTCGTGCTTCTCCCGGAGTTGGGCGAGCTCTTTGGTGACAGCGGCTACCCACTCTTCGGCCCGGCTGTCGGCGTACTCGGAAACGCGCTCGCAAAACCCCGGCAGCCGCATCACACGCACCGCGAATCCGCGCTCCGCCAGTTCGGGGGCGATCAGGTCCCAGTGGCGCGGCGAGGCGTTGAACCCGTGGACCAGCAGTAAAGCCGTCGCCGACGGGTCGTCGACCGGGCCGAGCGAGTGGGCGCCACATCCCTCCCGCACCCCATCGGCGTTCCAGGCCACGGTCTCCTCCCAGGCCTCGATCGCCGCAGCGATATAGGCCGAGTAGACCAAGTCGCCCAGCAGCTGCAGGCCGACCAGGGCCAGGGCGACTGCGGCCAGCCGCCGCAGGCGGCGGGGCCACCGGGAGACTGGCTCCGTGGCGTGGTCTGCAACCGCCTCGTCGGCTGGTGGCGTGGAAGAGGTCATTCGGCTGCCTTGGGGTGCAATCGGCGGGGGCGGGACGGGTTTTCGCGTCCCCTGGCGGGGCGTGGTGGGCCCGAATCCATTGCCCTGCCTGGGGTTGTGAGCGGCCCACGCGGCGGCTAGTCTGCTAGATTCATTCGCGGCCGCCGGGCCGATCTTGGGGCCCCTGATCGGCAGGGGCGTTCCTCGATCCGCCACGCTAACATAGCGGCCCCCCGATCCGTCGAGAGCCCTCCTTCCGGGTGCAGCATGGCAAGTGAAAAAGACCCCGCCGGTGCGGGAGACGTGTTTGATGTCAGCAAGGTCCGTCAGCTCGTCGAGCTGATGAACGACCACGACCTGGCGGAAATCGTTCTCCAGCAGGGCGAGCAGAAGATGAAACTGCGGCGCGGCGGCGAGCCCGTCACGATCGCCGCGACCCCCGCCCAACCGGCCCCCGCTCTGGCGGCCCCGGCCGCCGCACCGTCGGCCGCGCCGGCCCCTGCCCCGTCGGCCGCACCCGCGGCGGACGCCGCGGCCGAGGTCATCCCCAGCCCGATGGTCGGCACGTTCTACACCTCGGCGAACCCCGAGTCGGCGGCGTTCGTCAAACCGGGCGACCAAGTCGGTCCCGACACCACGATCTGCATCATCGAAGCGATGAAGGTCTTCAACGAGATCCCGGCCGATTGCTCGGGCAAGATCGTCGCGGTGCTGGTCGAGAACGGCGCCGCGGTCGAGTTCGGCCAGCCGCTGTTCAAGATCGAGAAGGGGTAAGGGGGCGTCCCCTTGCGGCGGCAGCGGGGGCGTTCGGATCCCCCCAACCGCCGCCCT
Coding sequences within:
- a CDS encoding alpha/beta hydrolase, yielding MTSSTPPADEAVADHATEPVSRWPRRLRRLAAVALALVGLQLLGDLVYSAYIAAAIEAWEETVAWNADGVREGCGAHSLGPVDDPSATALLLVHGFNASPRHWDLIAPELAERGFAVRVMRLPGFCERVSEYADSRAEEWVAAVTKELAQLREKHDRVGVVAHSLGGATTIGALLDGAPLDGAERGDDPMVDFAVLLAPAVKVSSARAPIGTTRFWHEFSKRAFLFTDTLRSPYDMDCHDESRLGWPGRTPFSPIAVVDSLYGLMDRNAPRAELFRTPLLMVLSKSDIIVDTAAAAAYYERIPSETKELLVLENSGHAIPLDYQWREVMEAIAGFAESNGD
- the accB gene encoding acetyl-CoA carboxylase biotin carboxyl carrier protein yields the protein MASEKDPAGAGDVFDVSKVRQLVELMNDHDLAEIVLQQGEQKMKLRRGGEPVTIAATPAQPAPALAAPAAAPSAAPAPAPSAAPAADAAAEVIPSPMVGTFYTSANPESAAFVKPGDQVGPDTTICIIEAMKVFNEIPADCSGKIVAVLVENGAAVEFGQPLFKIEKG